One Vigna unguiculata cultivar IT97K-499-35 chromosome 7, ASM411807v1, whole genome shotgun sequence genomic region harbors:
- the LOC114190981 gene encoding subtilisin-like protease SBT1.3, translated as MSIVLTIYLLLCILSSANAEFAKKTYIIQMDKSAKPDTFSNHLEWYTSKVKSVLSNSVEAEMDKEERIIYTYQTAFHGVAAKLSQEEAEKLEAEEGVVAIFPDTKYQLHTTRSPTFLGLEPTQSTNVWSEKLANHDVTVGVLDTGIWPESESFNDTGMGSVPSHWKGACETGRGFEKYHCNKKIVGARMFYHGYEAATGKIDEKTEYKSPRDQDGHGTHTAATVAGSPVHGANLLGYAHGTARGMAPRARLAVYKVCWTGGCFSSDILSAVDTSVADGVDVLSISLGGGVSSYYRDSLSVAAFGAMEKGVLVSCSAGNAGPDPVSLTNVSPWITTVGASTMDRDFPAEVSLGNGRRLTGTSLYKGRSVLSVKKQYPLVYMGNINSSIPDPRSLCLEGTLDRRMVSGKIVICDRGISPRVQKGQVVKNAGGVGMILTNTAANGEELVADCHLLPAVAIGEKEGKELKHYALTSKKATATLGFLATRLGVRPSPVVAAFSSRGPNFLTLEILKPDVVAPGVNILAAWSGAIGPSSLATDHRRVKFNILSGTSMSCPHVSGIAALLKARHPEWSPAAIKSALMTTAYVHDNTIKPLRDASSPDASTPYDHGAGHINPRRALDPGLVYDIQPQDYFEFLCTQKLTPSELGVFAKYSNRSCRHSLASPGDLNYPAISVVFPQINSSSVLTVHRTATNVGPAVSKYHVVVSPFKGASVKVEPQTLSFTKKYQKLSYRVTFTTQSRQTEPEFGGLVWKDGVHKVRSPIVITYLSPI; from the coding sequence ATGAGTATCGTTCTAACAATCTATCTCCTCTTGTGTATACTATCATCTGCAAATGCTGAATTTGCCAAGAAGACGTACATCATTCAAATGGATAAGTCAGCAAAGCCTGATACCTTTTCCAATCACCTTGAATGGTATACCTCAAAAGTGAAATCAGTTCTGTCCAACTCGGTAGAAGCTGAGATGGACAAGGAGGAGAGAATCATTTACACCTACCAAACTGCTTTTCATGGAGTGGCGGCCAAGTTGAGCCAAGAAGAAGCTGAGAAGCTAGAGGCAGAAGAAGGGGTTGTGGCCATATTCCCGGATACTAAGTACCAACTTCACACCACCAGAAGTCCAACTTTCCTTGGGCTTGAACCAACACAGAGCACGAACGTGTGGTCAGAAAAGTTGGCCAACCATGATGTCACAGTGGGAGTGCTCGACACTGGGATTTGGCCCGAGAGTGAGAGCTTCAATGACACTGGCATGGGATCAGTACCTTCTCACTGGAAAGGTGCCTGTGAGACCGGGAGAGGCTTCGAAAAATATCACTGCAACAAGAAGATCGTGGGGGCAAGAATGTTTTACCATGGGTATGAAGCGGCAACAGGTAAAATTGATGAGAAAACAGAATACAAGTCACCAAGAGATCAAGATGGTCACGGCACTCACACTGCAGCTACGGTTGCTGGTTCACCGGTGCATGGTGCTAATCTTCTAGGCTATGCTCATGGCACAGCAAGAGGAATGGCACCAAGAGCGAGACTTGCTGTTTACAAAGTATGCTGGACTGGTGGATGCTTCAGCTCAGATATTCTGTCAGCTGTTGATACATCTGTGGCTGATGGAGTTGATGTTCTATCCATCTCTTTGGGTGGTGGAGTTTCCTCTTACTACCGTGATAGTTTATCTGTGGCTGCTTTTGGGGCAATGGAGAAAGGTGTTTTGGTATCATGTTCTGCTGGAAATGCAGGACCTGACCCTGTTAGCCTCACAAATGTGTCACCTTGGATCACCACGGTTGGAGCCAGCACCATGGATAGAGACTTTCCAGCAGAGGTTAGTCTTGGAAATGGAAGAAGGTTAACCGGAACCTCACTCTATAAAGGGAGAAGCGTGCTCTCAGTGAAGAAACAATACCCTTTAGTATACATGGGAAATATTAACTCAAGCATCCCTGATCCAAGATCTTTGTGCTTGGAAGGTACTTTGGATCGTAGAATGGTTTCAGGGAAGATTGTTATCTGTGACAGAGGCATTAGTCCAAGAGTGCAGAAGGGTCAAGTGGTGAAAAATGCTGGCGGGGTGGGAATGATTCTCACCAACACTGCAGCTAATGGAGAGGAGCTTGTTGCAGACTGTCATCTCCTTCCAGCAGTTGCAATTGGAGAGAAAGAAGGCAAGGAGCTCAAACATTATGCGTTAACAAGCAAAAAAGCCACTGCAACTCTAGGTTTTCTGGCTACAAGGTTAGGTGTTAGACCATCTCCTGTAGTGGCAGCATTTTCTTCGAGAGGGCCCAATTTTCTTACCCTTGAAATTTTGAAGCCTGATGTGGTGGCTCCTGGGGTGAACATTCTTGCTGCTTGGAGTGGAGCCATTGGTCCTTCAAGTTTGGCAACAGACCACAGGAGGGTGAAGTTCAATATACTCTCAGGAACTTCAATGTCATGCCCTCATGTGAGTGGCATTGCTGCTTTGCTGAAGGCTAGGCATCCAGAATGGAGTCCTGCAGCTATAAAATCTGCTCTGATGACCACAGCTTATGTCCATGACAATACCATCAAGCCTCTCAGAGATGCCTCCAGTCCTGATGCCTCAACTCCTTATGATCATGGTGCTGGACACATCAACCCCAGAAGAGCTCTTGACCCAGGTTTGGTTTATGATATTCAGCCACAGGATTACTTTGAATTCCTGTGCACACAGAAACTAACTCCATCTGAACTTGGAGTTTTTGCCAAGTATTCAAACAGAAGTTGCAGACACTCTCTTGCTAGTCCTGGGGACTTGAACTACCCAGCCATATCCGTAGTTTTTCCACAGATAAATTCCTCTTCAGTTTTGACCGTTCACAGAACTGCCACCAACGTTGGCCCTGCTGTTTCCAAGTACCATGTTGTGGTTTCACCTTTCAAAGGTGCTTCTGTTAAAGTTGAGCCACAAACCTTGAGTTTTACCAAAAAATACCAGAAACTATCTTACAGAGTTACATTCACAACACAGTCTCGACAAACAGAACCTGAATTTGGAGGTCTGGTATGGAAGGATGGTGTGCACAAAGTAAGAAGTCCAATTGTTATAACATATTTGTCACCAATATGA
- the LOC114192473 gene encoding 3-ketoacyl-CoA synthase 6-like, whose protein sequence is MEAISNKNHALHPHQFSLFSNHLLSKLSNFLWPFTFLLQTFLLVQNSQLMFHFLLLFFLLLCFLVKHFLSKPSPIYLVDFSCLKPPNHCRVPFAAFVENASLWEVFDSESIAFMEKILHSSGQSEETYLPPALHYIPPKTHHTESIKEVQMVLFPVMDDLLAKTNVSPLDIDILIINCSGFCPSPSLTSVVIEKYSMRSDIKSYNISGMGCSASALCIDMAKNLLRVHKNSNALVLSTEILSTGWYSGNEKSKLLINCLFRMGSAAILLSNKKEAKKTAKYRLVTTRRTQRAFDDKAYFSAFREEDSEGKLGVTLKRDLLSVAGETLRANIFILGCEILPLSEKFRCGVSVIKKKFIKSEGTYVPNFKTVIQHFCLPCSGRPVIREIGKGLKLSERDIEPALMTLHRFGNQSSSSLWYELAYLEAKERVQKGDKVWQLGMGSGPKCNSVVFKCIRPIVGEYKKGPWADCIHGYPIITMD, encoded by the coding sequence ATGGAAGCCATTTCCAACAAAAACCATGCACTCCACCCTCACCAATTCTCTCTCTTCTCAAACCACCTCCTTTCAAAACTCTCAAATTTTCTTTGGCCCTTCACCTTCTTACTTCAAACATTCTTACTTGTGCAAAACTCCCAACTCATGTTTCATTTTCTGCTACtatttttcctccttctttgCTTCCTGGTGAAACACTTCCTCTCAAAGCCCTCTCCCATTTACCTTGTGGATTTCTCATGTCTGAAGCCACCAAACCACTGCAGGGTGCCTTTTGCAGCATTTGTTGAAAATGCTTCCTTGTGGGAAGTTTTTGACAGTGAAAGCATAGCTTTCATGGAAAAAATCCTCCATTCCTCAGGGCAGAGTGAAGAAACTTACCTCCCCCCAGCTTTGCACTACATTCCTCCTAAGACTCACCACACTGAATCAATCAAAGAGGTTCAAATGGTTCTGTTCCCCGTAATGGACGATCTTCTTGCAAAAACCAACGTTTCACCGCTTGATATAGACATACTTATTATAAACTGCAGCGGTTTTTGCCCCTCGCCTTCTTTAACCTCCGTTGTCATTGAAAAATACTCGATGAGAAGCGACATCAAGAGCTATAATATCTCTGGCATGGGGTGCAGTGCGAGTGCCCTTTGTATTGATATGGCTAAGAATCTTCTGAGGGTTCACAAGAACTCTAATGCCCTTGTTCTCAGCACAGAGATTTTGTCAACAGGATGGTATTCGGGCAATGAAAAGTCCAAGTTGCTGATCAATTGCCTCTTTCGGATGGGAAGTGCAGCAATCCTTCTCTCAAACAAGAAAGAAGCCAAGAAAACTGCAAAATACAGGTTGGTTACGACACGTAGAACACAAAGAGCCTTTGATGACAAAGCTTATTTTTCTGCCTTTAGGGAAGAAGATTCTGAAGGAAAACTTGGGGTGACACTGAAGAGGGACTTACTTAGTGTGGCTGGTGAAACTCTCCGTGCAAACATCTTCATCTTGGGGTGTGAGATCCTGCCTCTTTCAGAGAAGTTTCGTTGTGGAGTTTCTGTGATCAAGAAGAAGTTCATAAAGTCTGAGGGAACTTACGTGCCAAATTTTAAGACAGTGATACAACACTTCTGCTTGCCATGTTCAGGGAGACCTGTGATAAGAGAAATAGGGAAAGGGTTGAAGCTCTCAGAGAGAGACATTGAACCTGCTTTGATGACACTGCACAGGTTTGGAAACCAATCTTCTTCCTCACTGTGGTATGAACTAGCTTACTTGGAAGCCAAGGAAAGAGTGCAGAAGGGTGACAAGGTTTGGCAGCTTGGAATGGGAAGTGGACCCAAATGTAACAGTGTTGTTTTCAAGTGTATTAGGCCTATAGTTGGAGAGTACAAGAAGGGACCATGGGCAGATTGCATCCATGGCTACCCAATAATAACCATGGACTAA